A portion of the Pseudoalteromonas luteoviolacea genome contains these proteins:
- a CDS encoding Hsp20 family protein has protein sequence MRTVDLSPLYRSFIGLDHLASLMDSAQRSSEKQSGFPPYNIEALDEDKYQITMAVAGFSEQELSLESENNTLTVKGEKQNKVSTTERKFIHQGIAERNFERKFQLGDHIKVIGADLENGLLKIDLEREIPEAMKPRKIAIGTKELLEKE, from the coding sequence ATGCGTACTGTAGATTTATCACCACTTTATCGTTCATTCATCGGTTTAGATCACCTAGCATCATTAATGGACTCAGCTCAAAGAAGCTCTGAAAAGCAGTCTGGATTTCCCCCTTATAACATTGAAGCATTGGATGAAGATAAGTATCAAATTACTATGGCCGTTGCTGGATTTAGTGAACAAGAACTGTCACTCGAGTCAGAAAATAATACACTGACGGTTAAAGGTGAGAAGCAAAATAAAGTCTCTACTACCGAGCGAAAATTTATTCATCAAGGCATTGCGGAGCGCAATTTCGAGCGAAAATTCCAGTTGGGTGATCACATCAAAGTGATTGGTGCAGACTTAGAAAATGGTTTGCTGAAAATTGACCTTGAGCGTGAAATCCCAGAGGCGATGAAGCCGAGAAAAATTGCCATTGGCACAAAAGAATTGTTAGAAAAAGAATAA
- a CDS encoding peptide-N-glycosidase F-related protein encodes MRIILYWILIFACPKLFATNALVTTQILTEYTSFTQHGDHGFAVNLRPADLKSRHILELELGCAEHGCSDWDYTVRFEWHQGDERFELGRLITPYAGYMQRGMHGFDRNWRRTFYFDVSHLAPVLNGEGTFNVHYGGWGAKKSAFGIAAKLISQSAYHAKSVKRVIPLYESGSEGWPYKTAEDFAQFLPAKAVTFEADERYAEIKMIVTAHGHALSYDNPDGKAELCGEWCDRYFTLEQDGKLIVQQNLWREDCDQSATFPQGGTYLFARANWCPGEAIEPFTYPVSIAAKGESVFDIDWQAYSWQPSQYGKDAPRYIVNAVLVTYGEREIEEDIALTSIVKPNSAMPDRVGLSCGEIEVEVKNLGKSKVDELWFDYGIQGLRTHQYHWQGEIEAGETKRIAFVSQFLGNFSPELAKLSVSVRSEYDQQVANNRQVARFKAPMSIESSAMLHLLTGKDGSESSVSLLNKSQKTVSRWDMFADSSWHELALDVPAGCYTLKVHDSEHDGLAFPFFNQRKGKGEIVLHHSDKLDAMVTQLQPDFGRELSIPITVGYEMGGCAASAWQADLAYDVKGQKVAYQGVIYQARHWSYNFEPNKSGPYDPWEAISYCDGSAL; translated from the coding sequence ATGCGGATTATACTTTATTGGATTTTGATATTTGCATGTCCAAAGTTGTTTGCTACTAATGCATTGGTAACAACACAAATATTGACAGAATACACATCATTTACACAACATGGTGATCATGGATTCGCGGTTAACCTGCGACCAGCAGATTTAAAGTCAAGGCATATACTGGAACTCGAGTTAGGATGTGCAGAGCATGGCTGTAGTGATTGGGATTACACAGTCCGTTTCGAATGGCATCAAGGGGATGAGCGCTTTGAGCTTGGACGTTTGATCACTCCCTACGCCGGTTACATGCAAAGAGGAATGCATGGGTTTGATAGAAACTGGCGCCGCACTTTTTATTTTGACGTGTCACACCTTGCGCCAGTATTAAACGGGGAGGGGACATTTAACGTGCATTATGGCGGTTGGGGAGCTAAAAAAAGTGCCTTTGGTATTGCCGCCAAGCTTATCTCACAATCAGCATATCATGCGAAATCGGTGAAACGTGTTATCCCTCTCTATGAATCAGGATCTGAGGGGTGGCCATATAAAACAGCCGAGGATTTTGCACAGTTTTTACCTGCTAAAGCGGTAACTTTTGAAGCTGATGAACGATACGCCGAAATTAAGATGATTGTTACGGCGCATGGACATGCATTGTCTTATGATAACCCTGATGGCAAAGCAGAGCTGTGTGGAGAGTGGTGTGATAGGTACTTTACATTAGAGCAAGATGGCAAGCTTATAGTTCAGCAAAACTTATGGCGGGAAGATTGTGATCAGAGTGCTACTTTTCCGCAAGGGGGCACCTACCTGTTCGCCCGTGCCAATTGGTGCCCAGGGGAAGCCATTGAGCCTTTTACCTATCCGGTCAGTATTGCTGCTAAGGGAGAGTCTGTATTTGATATAGATTGGCAAGCGTATAGCTGGCAGCCATCTCAATATGGCAAAGATGCACCTAGGTATATTGTCAATGCGGTGTTGGTCACCTATGGTGAGCGGGAAATTGAAGAAGATATTGCACTCACCTCCATCGTGAAGCCAAATTCAGCTATGCCGGATCGAGTCGGGCTGTCGTGTGGAGAAATCGAGGTAGAAGTAAAGAATCTCGGGAAGTCAAAGGTTGATGAGCTGTGGTTTGATTACGGTATTCAAGGTTTGCGCACTCATCAATACCACTGGCAAGGTGAAATTGAAGCGGGTGAAACAAAACGCATTGCTTTTGTATCACAGTTTTTGGGTAATTTTTCTCCAGAGCTTGCGAAGCTCAGCGTTAGTGTACGAAGTGAGTATGATCAACAGGTGGCTAATAATCGCCAAGTTGCTCGATTTAAGGCACCAATGTCGATTGAGTCCAGTGCCATGCTGCATTTGCTTACAGGTAAAGACGGTTCGGAGAGCAGTGTGTCGCTGTTAAATAAATCGCAAAAGACCGTCAGTCGTTGGGATATGTTTGCCGACTCGAGCTGGCATGAGTTAGCACTCGATGTGCCCGCTGGTTGCTATACGTTAAAAGTTCATGACAGTGAGCATGATGGATTGGCATTTCCTTTTTTCAATCAGCGCAAAGGTAAAGGCGAGATTGTGCTTCATCACAGTGATAAATTAGACGCAATGGTGACACAGTTACAGCCTGATTTTGGTCGTGAGTTGAGTATTCCTATCACTGTTGGTTATGAAATGGGGGGCTGTGCGGCAAGTGCTTGGCAAGCTGATTTAGCTTACGATGTCAAAGGGCAAAAGGTTGCTTATCAAGGGGTGATATACCAAGCAAGACATTGGAGTTACAATTTTGAGCCTAATAAATCTGGGCCTTACGACCCTTGGGAAGCGATTAGCTACTGCGATGGAAGTGCACTTTAG
- a CDS encoding FMN-binding negative transcriptional regulator — MRYPIKDYTVQEDDQLFEVIERFPLATFICNDDKQTHICHLPVSLCQNTRTLYGHAVASNPIKHCISSSVEIVFRGPDTYLSPNQIEGISLPTWDYVTVQASGILNPIHNYERQLEAMEHILHAFESKQDPWRLTSVPENRLKAMCKSLIFFEVKLESVSGNFKLSQNKTIETRADIANLLRNTNPQMSRYYK, encoded by the coding sequence ATGAGGTATCCGATCAAAGATTACACCGTGCAAGAGGACGACCAGCTGTTTGAAGTAATTGAACGTTTTCCATTGGCAACATTCATCTGTAACGATGATAAGCAAACACATATTTGCCATCTTCCTGTCAGCCTTTGCCAAAATACACGGACACTCTACGGTCATGCGGTTGCATCAAACCCGATTAAGCATTGTATTTCGTCGTCCGTTGAGATTGTATTTAGAGGACCAGATACGTATCTATCACCTAATCAGATTGAGGGAATTAGCCTTCCGACCTGGGATTATGTCACGGTACAAGCTTCAGGTATTCTGAACCCTATTCATAATTATGAGAGGCAACTTGAGGCTATGGAGCATATTTTACACGCATTTGAGAGTAAGCAAGATCCGTGGCGGCTTACGTCTGTGCCTGAAAACAGATTAAAAGCTATGTGCAAAAGTTTAATATTTTTCGAAGTTAAACTGGAATCTGTATCTGGAAACTTCAAATTAAGCCAAAACAAAACTATAGAAACACGGGCTGATATTGCTAACTTACTGCGCAACACCAACCCACAAATGAGTCGTTACTATAAGTAA
- a CDS encoding GNAT family N-acetyltransferase → MLKAISLCSDKVRLEPLSYSHLDALQKVGEAEALWRWVPSKYCQSPQILKDWFEQTAQFDPQEQIVFAIIDIETNQVTGNTRIFRLDTHNLQAEIGHTFIGLDWQRSHINTHAKYLLLKHAFETLGLVRIEFQTHEQNHKSRSAIARLGAHFEAIHLKNRKLPDGSFRNTARFSITDDMWPDIKQRLESWL, encoded by the coding sequence ATGTTAAAAGCGATATCATTATGCTCGGACAAAGTACGTTTAGAACCCTTATCCTATTCACACCTCGATGCGTTGCAAAAGGTCGGTGAAGCCGAAGCGCTTTGGCGCTGGGTCCCAAGTAAATATTGTCAAAGCCCACAGATCTTAAAAGACTGGTTTGAACAAACCGCACAATTTGACCCACAAGAACAAATTGTCTTTGCCATTATCGATATTGAAACTAACCAAGTTACCGGCAATACACGCATATTTAGACTAGATACCCACAACCTCCAAGCAGAAATTGGCCATACCTTTATAGGCTTAGACTGGCAGCGCAGTCACATCAATACACACGCAAAATATTTACTGCTTAAACATGCATTTGAAACGTTAGGATTAGTCAGAATTGAATTTCAAACTCATGAGCAAAATCATAAATCCCGCAGCGCCATTGCACGTTTAGGTGCGCACTTCGAAGCCATTCACCTTAAAAATAGAAAGTTACCTGATGGCAGCTTTAGAAATACAGCGCGCTTTAGTATTACAGATGATATGTGGCCCGACATTAAACAACGATTGGAGTCATGGTTATGA
- a CDS encoding PLP-dependent aminotransferase family protein has protein sequence MFTGRPLDKKNKAKHIQMAEQVRSAIQSGHIKPGEKLPSARALGQLFSVNRHTVMNALQNLVAEGWLVSELRKGYKVNSQLPIFRSTQASEQDTAFEPITPHFAAVIPTSQSPVLDEYKYNFAGGLPDVSQFPFDEFRRSINRVCRTSHAHALHYQNVAGEPELRTELKAYLRKARGLTCDDVLVCNGSQEALFLTAQAFLNSGEGVAMERLGYPPARQAFMAAGGVIYDIKQDEQGLCVDALAECFANSTIRLLYLTPLHQYPTTLTMSVARRMEIYKLCVHYGVFIIEDDYDHEFHYRCPPLQPMAANDPAQIIIYLSTFSKIMFAGARLGYVTAAPVVLQQLVGIKRLINHKNDVLMQLSIADWMATGYFERHLRRMTKLYQQRCDLMADKLNELKNQGFDIQFKQPDGGMAFWVDLKRDISGLPAKLEEARIFAHTEQAFCHAKVERETHIRLGFAGQEPEKISAGLDAIFALL, from the coding sequence ATGTTTACTGGGCGTCCACTAGATAAAAAAAATAAAGCTAAACATATACAAATGGCTGAGCAAGTGCGCTCAGCTATTCAAAGTGGCCACATAAAACCAGGTGAAAAGTTGCCGTCTGCACGAGCTCTAGGGCAGCTTTTCTCTGTGAACAGACACACTGTGATGAACGCATTGCAAAACTTAGTCGCAGAAGGGTGGTTGGTGTCTGAGTTGCGTAAAGGTTATAAAGTAAATAGTCAGTTACCTATTTTTCGTAGCACGCAAGCCAGTGAACAAGACACAGCTTTTGAGCCAATCACTCCACATTTTGCAGCTGTGATACCCACTAGTCAGTCACCAGTTTTAGATGAATACAAATATAATTTTGCGGGCGGGCTGCCTGATGTATCTCAGTTTCCATTTGATGAGTTTAGACGCAGCATTAACAGAGTATGCCGCACTAGTCATGCTCATGCACTTCATTATCAAAATGTGGCGGGAGAACCTGAATTACGTACAGAGTTAAAAGCATACTTACGTAAAGCCCGAGGTTTAACTTGTGATGATGTATTGGTTTGCAACGGTTCTCAAGAAGCGCTGTTTTTAACCGCGCAGGCATTTTTGAACTCTGGTGAAGGGGTTGCAATGGAGCGACTTGGTTATCCACCGGCACGACAGGCATTTATGGCTGCAGGTGGGGTTATTTACGATATCAAACAAGATGAACAGGGCTTATGTGTTGACGCATTAGCTGAGTGTTTTGCCAACTCGACGATTCGTTTATTGTACTTAACGCCGCTGCACCAATATCCCACGACCCTTACTATGTCTGTTGCAAGAAGAATGGAGATATACAAGCTATGTGTGCACTATGGTGTATTCATCATAGAAGATGACTATGATCATGAGTTTCATTATCGATGCCCGCCGCTTCAACCTATGGCTGCGAATGACCCTGCACAAATTATAATTTACCTGTCTACATTTTCAAAAATCATGTTCGCGGGGGCAAGACTGGGGTATGTAACGGCTGCACCAGTTGTTCTCCAGCAGCTGGTAGGAATAAAAAGGCTTATTAATCATAAAAACGACGTGTTGATGCAGCTGTCCATCGCTGATTGGATGGCTACAGGTTACTTTGAGAGGCACTTGCGTCGAATGACTAAGCTGTATCAGCAGCGCTGTGACTTGATGGCAGATAAACTCAATGAACTCAAAAACCAAGGCTTTGATATTCAATTTAAGCAGCCAGATGGAGGCATGGCATTCTGGGTAGACTTAAAACGAGATATATCAGGTTTACCAGCCAAGCTTGAAGAGGCAAGGATTTTTGCGCATACAGAGCAGGCGTTTTGTCATGCAAAAGTAGAGAGAGAAACGCATATACGACTCGGTTTCGCAGGGCAAGAACCCGAAAAAATCTCAGCGGGATTAGATGCGATTTTTGCATTACTGTGA
- a CDS encoding CVNH domain-containing protein, whose protein sequence is MSFISPPGSYKSSCRNVHFEGIPGEEDCYIIALCQKEDGSWVESKLKYDIANINGKLTWAPDRK, encoded by the coding sequence ATGTCTTTCATTTCACCCCCTGGATCTTACAAATCAAGTTGCCGTAATGTTCATTTTGAGGGGATTCCCGGTGAGGAAGATTGCTATATCATCGCATTATGCCAAAAAGAGGATGGTAGCTGGGTTGAAAGCAAACTCAAGTACGATATCGCCAATATCAATGGCAAGCTGACATGGGCGCCAGATAGAAAGTAA
- a CDS encoding SixA phosphatase family protein, which yields MRTLILILVFMLSFSSLAMPESIILVRHAEKHKGVDPSLTQQGIKRAKMIAQMMLPYEPTKLYSTNYNRTKATLAPLADLIDTHISLYNPGKLNEFASMLKQQTGTIVVAGHSNTTPVLVKILTGREVSIAEEEFDKVFVVTFEDETAKLKVHSSNQ from the coding sequence ATGCGTACACTAATTTTGATACTTGTTTTTATGCTGAGTTTTTCAAGCTTGGCCATGCCAGAAAGTATTATTCTTGTTCGCCATGCAGAAAAACATAAAGGTGTCGATCCAAGCTTAACTCAGCAGGGAATTAAACGTGCTAAGATGATTGCACAAATGATGTTGCCCTACGAGCCTACTAAACTTTACTCAACCAATTATAACCGCACTAAGGCAACGCTTGCTCCTTTGGCAGATTTAATTGATACGCACATTTCACTTTACAATCCTGGAAAACTGAATGAGTTTGCGAGCATGTTAAAACAACAAACAGGAACAATCGTTGTCGCAGGCCATAGCAATACCACGCCCGTTTTGGTGAAGATTTTAACTGGGCGAGAGGTCAGTATTGCCGAAGAGGAATTTGATAAAGTATTTGTTGTAACATTTGAAGATGAGACGGCTAAATTGAAAGTCCACAGCTCAAATCAGTGA
- a CDS encoding efflux RND transporter periplasmic adaptor subunit: MIKDTSGQDQYVPERRAFFQRKSVRGIVGLIVLILIFLWLFMSPQAQRSVDKGQLDIATVEVGKLTREIGAHGRIVAAHAPTVYSPEVGVTTLHVSAGDSVEAGQVVAYIHSPELSSELKQQKSELSRLESEWQRQQLEARRQALTLEKSLDLAKVSLEAAERENRRAQLSIQSSLISQIDLEQAQDDYAKAKVNFSHAQKEADIGSDTLKFELASAKSRFERQALVVEEIKRRVTNLQIRATVGGIVGNLLVQNKAAVSQNQPLMTLVDLSAYEAELRVPESYANELGLEMVVLMRVGATEFVGQLSAISPEVSDREVTARVKFTNQDITGIRQNQRVHARIQLENKENVLKVRRGPFLNNGGYFAYRLRDNFAQKVEISTGSSSLKDIEIITGLQEGDEIIISGYDAFSNADSVLIR, translated from the coding sequence ATGATTAAAGATACCAGTGGACAGGATCAATATGTGCCAGAGCGCAGAGCGTTTTTTCAGCGCAAGTCAGTGCGAGGGATCGTGGGGTTAATTGTGCTCATATTGATATTTTTGTGGTTATTTATGTCGCCACAAGCGCAGCGCTCTGTAGATAAAGGACAGCTTGATATTGCAACTGTTGAAGTAGGTAAGTTAACCAGAGAAATTGGTGCACATGGGCGAATTGTTGCTGCACATGCTCCAACCGTGTATAGCCCAGAAGTCGGTGTGACAACTTTGCATGTCAGTGCAGGTGACAGCGTTGAAGCGGGGCAGGTCGTCGCATACATACACAGCCCAGAATTGAGCAGTGAACTCAAACAGCAAAAGTCTGAACTTTCTCGTCTTGAAAGTGAGTGGCAGAGGCAGCAGTTGGAAGCGCGTCGTCAAGCGTTGACACTTGAGAAATCTTTAGATTTGGCAAAAGTGTCGCTTGAGGCTGCCGAGCGTGAAAACCGCCGCGCTCAGCTTTCAATTCAGTCTAGCTTAATTAGCCAGATTGACTTAGAGCAGGCGCAGGACGATTACGCGAAAGCAAAAGTTAACTTCTCTCATGCGCAAAAAGAAGCGGATATAGGCAGCGACACACTGAAATTTGAGCTTGCCTCTGCAAAGAGCCGTTTTGAGAGGCAAGCGTTGGTGGTAGAGGAAATAAAACGACGGGTCACCAACTTACAAATACGCGCAACGGTAGGTGGCATCGTTGGCAATTTGTTGGTGCAAAATAAGGCTGCAGTCAGCCAGAACCAGCCCCTTATGACATTAGTCGACCTGTCCGCATATGAAGCCGAATTGAGAGTACCGGAAAGTTATGCCAATGAGCTGGGGCTAGAAATGGTCGTACTGATGCGTGTCGGGGCAACAGAGTTTGTTGGTCAACTGAGCGCTATCTCGCCTGAAGTGAGCGACCGTGAAGTCACCGCAAGAGTTAAGTTCACTAATCAAGATATTACGGGCATTCGCCAAAACCAGCGTGTGCATGCCCGAATTCAATTAGAAAATAAAGAAAACGTGCTGAAAGTAAGGCGTGGCCCATTTTTAAATAATGGCGGCTATTTCGCTTATCGATTGCGCGACAATTTTGCTCAAAAAGTTGAAATATCAACAGGTTCAAGCAGTTTAAAAGACATTGAGATCATTACTGGCCTACAAGAAGGTGACGAAATCATCATCTCTGGCTATGATGCGTTCAGCAATGCTGACTCAGTGCTAATTAGATAA
- a CDS encoding ABC transporter ATP-binding protein: MLHMQNIGKLYQTEMVQTQALREFNLTVEEGEFIAVTGPSGSGKTTFLNIAGLLEPYSSGQYTLDGIDIGKLNDNQRSDLRNQKIGFIFQGFNLIPDLDLFENIEVPLRYRGIKAKERKKRVEQCLEQVGLAGRARHLPQQLSGGQQQRVAIARALAGEPRFLLADEPTGNLDSLMARQVMTLLEELNQSGTTIVMVTHDQELARRTPRNIQIVDGQVADFTLYQGGHVARETINKTVGA; this comes from the coding sequence ATGCTACATATGCAAAATATTGGAAAGCTATATCAAACAGAAATGGTTCAAACACAGGCACTGAGAGAGTTCAATTTAACGGTTGAAGAAGGCGAGTTTATTGCGGTCACTGGACCATCTGGTTCTGGCAAGACGACGTTTTTAAATATTGCAGGTCTCCTAGAGCCTTACTCATCAGGCCAATATACTTTAGATGGCATCGACATCGGTAAACTCAATGACAATCAGCGCTCTGATTTACGTAATCAAAAAATTGGATTTATTTTTCAGGGTTTTAATTTAATTCCCGATCTGGATTTGTTTGAAAACATTGAAGTGCCTCTGCGCTATCGCGGCATTAAAGCCAAAGAGCGCAAAAAGCGTGTTGAACAATGCCTTGAGCAAGTGGGATTAGCAGGTCGAGCTCGTCACTTGCCTCAGCAGCTCTCTGGCGGGCAACAGCAGCGTGTTGCTATTGCACGTGCATTGGCAGGAGAGCCGCGCTTTTTATTAGCTGATGAACCAACTGGTAATCTTGATAGCTTAATGGCAAGACAAGTCATGACATTGCTTGAAGAGTTAAACCAATCCGGTACCACCATTGTGATGGTGACGCACGACCAAGAACTTGCAAGAAGAACACCGCGAAATATCCAGATTGTAGATGGGCAGGTTGCTGACTTTACGCTTTATCAAGGTGGACATGTGGCTCGCGAGACAATCAACAAAACGGTAGGGGCTTAA
- a CDS encoding ABC transporter permease has product MLLHYCDLAWRNIKQTPFVSMLMIIAIGIGIGVTMTTLSVYHMMSADPIAHKSDKLHAVQLQVLDDGYTWRTEDDVPLQLTYPDAKYLLEHSPLEKRVAMFKSGAAVHIDRPDNVPFIQSLRVTSRHFFKLFDVPFLHGNVWSESQSKQAALVAVISEDLANKLFGKTDVLGESIYLGERLHEVVGVTKNWLPTVKFYDVNNDPFEASEQVFVPFTHIEAYKVPSWGNTNGWKSEDINSFEDFLNSENVWLQFWVEFDAESQKRMYGQFVMDYMTAQQKLGRFNRKALDYNLKTVPQWLEYNHVVSSDNKILVGLSFMFLAVCVANILGLLLAKFMKRAPDAGVRRALGASKTQIFSQHLVEVALLGLLGSIVGVLLAQAGLAGIRGTMSGYDLIAIMDWKMLLIAPAISILACLIAGLFPAWVVCKTSPATHLKVQ; this is encoded by the coding sequence ATGTTGCTACACTATTGCGATTTGGCTTGGCGAAATATCAAGCAAACGCCGTTTGTCAGTATGTTGATGATTATCGCTATTGGCATTGGGATTGGCGTGACTATGACGACACTTTCCGTTTATCACATGATGAGTGCAGATCCCATTGCCCATAAAAGTGACAAATTACACGCTGTGCAATTACAGGTATTAGATGACGGGTATACGTGGCGGACAGAAGATGACGTGCCTTTGCAGTTAACTTATCCCGATGCCAAATATTTACTCGAACACTCACCGCTGGAAAAACGGGTTGCTATGTTCAAGTCAGGCGCTGCTGTGCACATTGACAGACCTGACAATGTACCCTTTATTCAGAGTTTACGGGTTACCAGTCGCCACTTTTTTAAACTGTTTGATGTGCCTTTTTTACATGGCAATGTATGGAGTGAGTCTCAAAGTAAGCAAGCTGCACTGGTAGCTGTGATAAGTGAAGATCTCGCAAACAAGCTGTTTGGAAAAACAGATGTGCTTGGAGAGTCAATATATTTAGGTGAACGCCTGCATGAAGTGGTTGGCGTAACCAAAAATTGGCTGCCCACAGTTAAGTTCTACGATGTAAATAATGATCCTTTTGAAGCATCGGAGCAAGTATTTGTGCCTTTTACTCATATCGAAGCGTACAAGGTGCCAAGCTGGGGCAACACCAACGGTTGGAAGAGTGAAGATATTAATTCATTTGAGGACTTTTTAAACTCAGAAAATGTTTGGCTGCAATTTTGGGTTGAGTTTGATGCAGAGTCGCAAAAGCGTATGTATGGACAGTTTGTCATGGATTATATGACAGCGCAGCAAAAGCTTGGTCGATTCAATAGAAAGGCGCTCGATTACAATCTCAAGACGGTACCACAGTGGCTGGAATATAACCATGTAGTCAGCTCAGACAATAAAATCCTTGTCGGTTTGAGCTTTATGTTTTTAGCCGTGTGTGTCGCAAATATTCTAGGCTTGTTGCTAGCAAAATTTATGAAGCGCGCACCGGATGCTGGGGTTAGACGTGCATTGGGTGCGAGTAAGACACAGATATTTAGTCAGCATTTAGTTGAGGTCGCATTACTTGGACTGCTTGGCTCGATTGTGGGTGTGTTGTTGGCCCAAGCCGGCCTAGCTGGCATTCGAGGTACCATGAGTGGGTATGACTTAATCGCTATAATGGATTGGAAAATGCTGCTGATTGCTCCAGCTATTTCCATCTTAGCTTGCTTAATTGCAGGTTTATTCCCAGCTTGGGTGGTGTGTAAAACCTCTCCAGCAACACACTTAAAAGTACAGTAA
- a CDS encoding ABC transporter permease — MSEIKPILSALKRSKTGAILLVLQIAITLALVSNAMSIVFDRLENMNQETGYDEQSIISYLVVTYDKRIDNAKQFDEDIQKLKELPGVIEALAVSSVPLTRSGGAWTLSTDPDELKGKSVDSGYLYGNHTLVGALGLEVNEGRNFTENDVVYDRKKEYPTVAIVSRTVANALFGEGQGLNETLYSGNNAAKVIGIIDTIKSQWPKSNIADNLVLLPLQDSTGYQKFIVKTTEHQRAEVMNKIEPLLLELSRGRVVMDVKALDKSKADTYASDRLMIKMLISIVVFLGVITALGIFGLTHFNISKRTKQIGTRRALGARKSAIFKHFLLENMVVTSLGMLIGVIGALLLGRKLMGIYDVPPLESMSILLTAIAMVLMSLIAVLVPAQRAANISPSVATRSI; from the coding sequence ATGTCAGAAATTAAACCAATATTAAGTGCATTAAAGCGCTCTAAAACGGGGGCGATATTGTTAGTATTGCAAATCGCGATTACGCTTGCACTGGTCAGTAATGCCATGTCGATTGTATTCGATAGGTTGGAAAACATGAATCAGGAAACGGGTTACGATGAGCAAAGTATTATTTCATATCTTGTTGTGACGTACGATAAGCGCATTGATAATGCAAAGCAGTTTGATGAAGATATTCAAAAATTGAAAGAACTACCGGGTGTGATAGAGGCGTTAGCAGTTAGCTCAGTACCATTGACTCGAAGCGGCGGCGCTTGGACGCTCAGCACGGATCCTGATGAACTCAAAGGTAAGTCTGTGGACTCAGGGTACCTATATGGCAATCATACCTTGGTCGGTGCGCTGGGTCTTGAGGTAAACGAAGGCCGTAACTTTACCGAAAACGATGTTGTTTATGATAGGAAAAAAGAGTATCCAACCGTTGCAATTGTAAGCAGAACTGTGGCCAATGCGCTATTTGGGGAAGGCCAGGGTTTAAACGAGACTTTATATAGTGGTAACAATGCGGCTAAGGTGATTGGCATTATTGATACCATTAAAAGTCAGTGGCCTAAATCCAATATAGCCGACAATTTGGTACTTTTACCATTGCAAGATAGTACGGGGTATCAGAAGTTCATTGTTAAAACAACAGAGCACCAACGCGCTGAAGTCATGAACAAGATTGAGCCTCTGCTATTGGAATTAAGCCGTGGACGTGTGGTCATGGATGTTAAAGCACTGGATAAATCAAAAGCCGATACCTATGCAAGTGATAGGTTGATGATCAAGATGCTTATCTCGATAGTGGTCTTTTTAGGTGTCATTACGGCACTCGGTATTTTTGGCCTAACACATTTTAATATCAGCAAACGCACCAAACAGATAGGTACAAGGCGTGCGTTAGGCGCTCGAAAATCAGCCATCTTCAAGCATTTTTTATTGGAGAATATGGTGGTGACTTCGCTTGGTATGCTGATAGGTGTAATAGGGGCATTGTTACTTGGACGAAAGTTAATGGGTATTTATGATGTGCCACCTCTCGAGAGTATGTCTATTTTATTAACGGCAATTGCGATGGTATTAATGAGCTTAATTGCTGTGCTTGTACCAGCACAGCGTGCGGCGAACATTTCGCCAAGTGTCGCGACACGTAGTATTTAG